Part of the Dreissena polymorpha isolate Duluth1 chromosome 12, UMN_Dpol_1.0, whole genome shotgun sequence genome, aatttaataCTTAAAACAATTGATAAACGCCGTCATGTGTGCGTACTAAGAAAACCTTCAATATATATGTGGAACTTTACAATGACAACAGCTGATATCGATTCTTTTATTTGAATTCAAGCAAGTGGTATTCGACTACGTCACTTCCGGTCTGAACAAAAATGTCGACTCGTTCACGAAGTGCGAATCTTCGGCATAGTTATCGGCTGTATGCTCGCTTAATACGTTGGGTTTAATCGAATAACGGCATGGATATGCATGGACACATTATAATCTCACATAAAATTGGTATATTAAAGGTTGTTAAATCGTCGTCCGTTGATCTCTAATGTGATTATTTTCATTTCGCTGAAGTGCGGGGTTGTTCTTATttgataaataatgatttatcttTTATAGTCATTTGTTGATGTGGTGGATAACCTCATAAGCGAGAGAGCCACTCAATCGTGGGGCGCCCTTATGGACAAGGTGATTATATTTGCCTCATGTATACAAGAAAAGTGttgcaattattaatttatccCTTCATCATACCCATATTAAGGAAATAAAACCCCATCTCATACAATAAGGTGTATTTCAAGGTTGTTAAAATCAGCAAACACGCGCAATAAAGTGACGACATTTTGTGTGTTTCCATTTGATGtttctaaataatatttcattctTTATCTTTGCTTACtaatgaaataaagaaacatgCGATAGTGATGGGGTAAATACAAGACCACATCGTCCCAAATACAGATAAGATTATGTTCTCGGTACAGAAACCTGGACCACTCTATTTATTTAGGTTTCCTTATCACCGCTACATGTATATTAACTGATTTGTAATCAAACACTAACCCATTATTCTCTGTTTGTATGATTTGTACATTGGCGTTCATATGCTACAGTTTGTATACTATTTTACACATAAATTATACTTATGCTATTTATCTcattatataaactattatatagattaatgtctttATTGTGTAGGGCGGTTCAGCAGCAGTGATCAACGTATTAGAtgagtttatatttaaagttgcCAACAACATATCTGTGACGCAACAAAACCTGACCGTTGCAAAAGAAAACATTCGTAAGTTTGAAGCTTCCATAATCAACGTGTCATTTGATTGTTTCTTATATTATTCTTCGCCAACATGTCATGTATTAAAACCATATTAggatttataaaatatgaatgtAATTTCAGTTATTGAAATAGGCACTGTGGATGAATGTTCAATGATCAAGTTTCCGGATACTGAGAAGAATGGAAACCTTCCATCTTGGACAAGCAATCGACGCACCAGCATTGAAGTTATTTGTAGCGAAAGTAATCCGCTTATTAAATTTATCATTACAAAGCGTTtgcgaattattttattataatattaattattataatgctTGATGGACCCTTTTGAAGACCAAAACCTTCAATCAGTTGATAATATTTCAATTAAGTGATAATACGTTCGAATTATTTTCAGGTGGCAGCCTAACATTTAGTGGTTCTCTCTTTAGAAATTTGTCTTCCATAATGTCAACAAGAAATGAAAACGCCACGTAAGTTGTCgcaattaatatttattgtatgtaaTTTTGGTTGTTTACAGGAAAAAATGAGTAAATAATTGTGTCACTGAGTGTTAAAATTATCTATGATGTTAAACTGGTCCTGATATATTATTCAGTGCACGAAACCGACAAACAACGATGACTATCTCACACTTAATGAACTAACTAATGTTAACGCCATGATGCTATGATTTCCGCCAAAGTCATAGCATACAAAACCTCCACTCACGAAATGTTTAATGGTGTCAGTGATAACTCTTAAACCAAAATGCACCCATTAGGAACCACAAACATATCTTTTTATCCGATTAATACATTTTCAACTTCtcgttttatattttaaaatctccAACAACTGCAATAAAGGCACGTGGAGATCAATGCCCCGGTACTTGCTTTTACTATCCACAAGTCCAGGAAAGAAAGTTCTGAACGGCTAGATATGACCTTAGTCTTCCAGCTATTTAAGGTAAGTTTACGTGTAATTACTGTGTTATTGTAACAACggtttgaaatatttaaactgGTTATATCAATACTGGTCTTATAGGGGAAATTTTGGTTTCTTTGTTCCAATTAACAGATTATTAAACAGTGTGATTGTGTTCTCctgtttatgcatttttatttcaacagACTGGCTTAGAGAAGCCATCTTGCTCTTTCTGGAAGATGGGCAATTCTAGGTAACAATTTCATTTGGCTTTACACAGTACTGTTGTGAACCGGCAAAGTGTTCCTATCGCAAtatatttagaagaaacataCCTCTATTCAACTTAGTAGATtgttttatctatttatttaaaaaatatacgcGATTTGATTATGATTAGTTGCTGGACAGCATTAGCGTACTGATATTTGTGCACTACTGCTTgcctgtttttttaatatattagtCCATATTTTTATTAGTAAATAAAGTGTTTACTACAGTGATCAAGGATTCTGGTCTAGCGACGGATGCAAAATGGTAGAATATAACCAACAGTCAGGACGTGTGACATGCTCATGCAATCATCTCACAAGCTTTGCTGTCCTGATGAGTCCAGCGACAATCATTGACATGGTAGATTTTTGCTGGTGTCTTGCAAATAAGAAAATTCGAGTCTTTTTGTACGTTTAAAAGTAATCATAGACAATGATCAATATTAAGTGAATCCGGTTTACTAGGAGCAATGAAAGCAATCCATGTACATAGCCAATGCGACATAGCCAATGCGATCTTAGAGTGCCGTTCAAATCTTAGGAAAGTTTCACCATATTTTCTGTTACTATGGTCGTTTGtttacaattatgaaataaagAAATTTCCCTGTGTATAATATCTACGATTATCTCTGTTACTATGGTATAAGTGCAATATAACCTATGCGAATCAATAGCATAATTCGTCCAATAGGTTTTACGAAAATTCgtaatatatttgataataaaaaaatattttttacaataatggcTTACAACCATTAAAGGCCTAAACGACAACAACGTACTATGTTAAAACAAATGAGTACCACCTCTTACGCTATTGTGCGATTAAACATCACAGAAAAGACAAATTGGAAGTATTCCAcggaaaaaaatgattatttatttcaaataactattGTCAAAATAGTTTGTGTATGTATACATCTTATAAAAGCTatgtcaaacaaaaataatatcattttcaATCATATTTATCTGGTCATTTAATCGGTTCATGTGCGTCCCTACATGTAATAGTATCTATAAATATAAACGTTTGGAGTATCACATGATTGTATATTCTCTGTTTCTATAACGGTGTcataatttttcattaaatgacttaaatagttttatttgtttccGTAGCCAATATACTTCGTACTTACATGGTATTTATATTATTCGTCATGATTTGAATACAGATCCACCATCAGGCTCTTAGTGCAATAACAGTAGTGGGTTGCAGTTTGTCTCTCGGTGGTCTATTTACAACTGCTGTCATTTACGCTTGTTTCTGGAGGTAAACACATATACAACATATCTTTAAGTGGACAAGTGGAATGTAATGAAGATTATGTTcgttgaaacaagaaatatattattGCCAAACATGTAGATGCATTAACTTCTCCTGAAGCCTTCTTATGTACACATCCGTTGACAAAGAAAGGTAAATAACACTCATCTGATTGAGAACAATTTGTAATGTATTATCCCTAATTGCATTGTCTTTATCATTTTATGAAACTATatcatatttttgtgttttttttgcaatcaAGGATGGTTAAGTCAAACAGAGCAATCTTGCTGTTAAACCTGTGTGGAGCACTATTCTTTGCGTATCTAGCGTTCCTCATTGGAATTAAACGTACTCAACCGATGGTATTGTATAATAGAGTCACGGATTCctttttttgtagttttgttacaATATCAACGTATACTTTATAGAAATCAAATCTACACGTATTGTATATTACAAAGTGTAaccattttgaaatattaaatgctCAAAAAAGGTTCATTCTTATTAAAATTATAGTGCGTTTATCTACAGTTATATAAACAGTATGATGAGATAATAATAGAATACGGATTCTCGCAAATTTTACCCAGAATGATCAATAAGTCTGGAATTTTTTTATGTCAAAGAACATCACAACACTTGTATAAACCGTGTAAACTTACACTTTACCCATACTGATGCTGAAATAGTCTACGTTTAGGGCGCTTGTACATTCACTGCGGTATTGCTTCACTACGTGTATCTCGTGGCCTTTTTCTTGATGCTGGCTGAGGGAGGCGATATTGCGTTGATGGTTATGAGGCCGCTTGCAAAGTGGAATGTTATCCCTTACTTCTTGGCTGGAGCATATGGTAGGTGAACAGGAGTATcagaagttttatttttaaagtacgTCGTTAATTAATTATGTTGTTAATCTCTTAATACAGCCTGACATTctatctttgtacaatgtataaattGATCGATGTTATACTGCATGCACAATAGATTAAAGGGAATGGAATATTTACGCTTTTGTATTATCTGTAtatcaaattcatgaaaactcagaattaagaccGCCTAGCTATTTAAACCACTTTTCAAAAGTTCCACAAGTGGTCATTTTAGCGAGGTTTAACAGTactattatatatttgttaatgcgaATGTAATTACCCCATATCTGCATTATTTTAGGTATTCCAGCCATAATTGTTGGTATTTCCATGGGCGCGACACAGTTAGATGGTTATGGCAATGAAAGATTGTGAGCGACGTTTGAAATGATCTGATTTTATCATTCGAGGGCTTTGTCACGCATTTGCGGCATTGCTATATGGCACAGGATGTAAAACTAAAAGCTCTAAgcaaaattttaattaaatgctaTAATTATACAGCttgtgttgaaatataatattatcaaGGATTGAGTCGTATTGAAACACACTGTATGTCTAATATTGCAGCTGTTGGTTGACGGTGGAGTCAGGTCTGTTTTGGGCATTTGCAGGACCAGTTCTTGCCATAGTCATGGTTCGTGTAGTCATTTCTTTATGTTTATAAATGGGTGTAATTGATAAATGCGTTTTGAAAATATGCCCTTTATAAGTCATTTATTGAGAATGGACCTGGAGGGTGAGCTGTTGGACGGGTGGTCATGGTAGAAAGACGAATAGTTTGTCCGTCGCAAGTCAAAGTCAACATTAAATGATAAAGCAACAACCATAAACATACTATAACGAGCATAACTTTGTTAAATGTCGATCCTTGTTTTAATAACGTACCAGTATTGAAGCTTATTCTTTTATCCAAGATTAATGCCACAGTGCGAGTACGGACGCATATAATTTTATGTCGAAACCATGATCGCATTGGTCATCATTTTGAAGAAAGTGTTAAGGATGCGGTACATACAGGGCTTATTCAAAGATAATGCTCGAAATTTAACATTGCATGTTAACTATTGTGCAAACTATTGTGCAAGTATGGTTGAATTTTCATATAATTATGAGCAAAATTAAAATCACGCACatgattttcttttcattttatatttgagAAAAAATATGGCATATTTCCTTGACGAGCTTATCTCTGTTACAATTTCGTACTATCTCTGAGCGAAAAATGTTAATCTGTAATTGTATCCGTTTTGTTGTATTATTCTGCATTAGTAAAATGTTCAACAAATATAAAGTATATAGAAGCCACATAGCGAAAATTGAACAGTTAATACTAGGTGTTTGTTTGAACGCCATCGTATTCACGGCATATTAATTTTGAGTGAAgtgttatgtttttaatatatttaatgtttcattcaATTCAGGCAAACCTGATATTCTTGGTACTCGTGTTGAAAAAATTGTTCGGAGTTTCAGCCATGTCAAAGAAAACAGACGCTGAGAAAATCAAGTAAGTTAAAAAATAGTTATAAACcctgtttttgtgtcaaataaaGGAACATGTGAACATCGATATTTAAGTTACTCTATTTTTTCTATTTTGCATGCAGAACAGACAACTCTAACGTCTGTGAAAGACGACATGTGTTAGAAATAACACGTCACAATAAATCTGTTTAACATCGCTAACACAAATATGTTTGCCTAAACGTTTTCATGGAACAAAGTGGTGTGcttgtttctttattttgataTTGCGCCCTACTCAAAAGTATTTCAGTCGAAAATTTCCCACTGAATAAGGACATGCATGCACGTTTTGACTTTATTTCACATATTTGTACAAATACAGGGCCGGTGTGCGGAGTGTTTTTATTCTACTTCCCGTGCTGGGCCTCACCTGGGTGCTAGGTATTTTTGCAGTCAACAAGGACACGCTCGTCTTCCAGTACTTATTCGCCATCTTCAACAGTGTGCAGGTATATTCGACACAGTAACTTTCGCTTTCGGTTGATAGTGTAGCACACATATATTGCAAACTATGATTTACCATTTAAAGCAACATCAGTATTCACCGCTAGGATGTGTTATGCAAACATCTCTTCTACTGTGAAACCTAGTGGGGTTGGAGTCGCATGTAGTCATATTGAGGCTCAGTTTTATCACTTAAATTGTACCTTAGGCTATGAAATGCTTCCACATATTGATTCCTTAACTATTCCctatataatttaatgtaaaaccaACCACTTTTTTATTcgaattgatttttttattcgtTTACAGATAATTTTTTGATACGTTACAGGGGTTCCTCATCTTTTTGGTGCAGTGTGTGTTTGATAAGAAAGTAAGTATCAATATAATAACACCATCCAGTCTCTGCATTCCCATTATTATGAAAGTTGCTTTCACATAAAAAGGATACTATGAAATATAATGTTATACTATGAACATTGAATCTAGATGTCTGTTTGATGTTTAATAAACTCACTGTCCCATTTACAGGTACGCGACGCTCTCCGACAGATCAAGGTCACATGGTTCACGACTTCAGACGTTCGTACCGGGGACACAAACGTGGATTCCACGCAGGTTCTAGAATATGATTCATTCTGGTTTATCTTACTTATTTAGACAACGTTTTAATAGTAAATCACATCCACATCAGCGAACGCGAATCTTAGACGACATGGGTAAAAAGGCGTTGAAAAGCAAGATACATATATGATTAAAATCCGTGCGTGTCATGCTTTTAGTCCTTCgcttaatatttcaataattctAATTGACTTTGATCGATATTTATGCactattttgaatatttataaatgtacgtTTAATTGAAGGTGTTactcatgttttttttctttaatagaAGTCGGCATCTCGCAATATCATTGCGTCGAGATAGAAACCAAACAGTCATCAAATTGTCGGAATACAGGACGACTATGTGTAGGCGACTAGTTTAGATGACTATGTGTTTAAATCGTTTTATCATTGCGAACTTTATTTATCTTCAAGCAATATCGTATGTATGATGTGTATTATTGAGGGTTATATATAACGCGTTTGAAATCTACATTGCACGATGACAACGATGGCATTGTGTCtacagggccggattaagcttTTGGGGCCCAAGGCAGCACATGTTACGCGGCCCCTTCCTTCtggtccccttctgtatattgaaaatcatacttgATATTACAACTACAAAGATCAGAAAACTTGCATTTGTACACATTTTACAggtacactatatatatatatagcaaaacaagtttaacaatatatacatattttatgaattGAACTTAACGCACATGATACATGTAACGGATTCAAGCCTATAAGTCTCTTCTACA contains:
- the LOC127853016 gene encoding adhesion G protein-coupled receptor L1-like; this translates as MMYYLGYILFGLCVTRADSTDPDPAKYSPNELKKNSFACEHRSVNLQCQEGLIRVLFANYGRANLYVCGMNDIARGWSVNCSANDSIRIVSERCDHKRSCDVIASNAIFGEPCPSTDKYLEIAYFCYDDKSARCAKPEGDLVNIEKQFYDDGETISITNRNCEAGYHPSSGDITLACKSGQWSKEISCVPDPAKYPLTQKTKTFACENRSAILHCKESLIRVLFANYGRANLYVCGMNDINSRWSVNCSANDSMRIVSERCDHKRSCDVNASNAIFGDPCWLTRKYMEIEYLCYHDKTLLQCESDIDFNNETWRIVAAGFVETHNCSNGYKGIVTRKCNAKGIYEQPVYNCTKEAIHDLLKMIKITTVAETIEGLRTAMRASPDNDNTTAEHQNIHVGDIEAATQIIQFIVNYIEINTSTIENVTDSFVDVVDNLISERATQSWGALMDKGGSAAVINVLDEFIFKVANNISVTQQNLTVAKENILIEIGTVDECSMIKFPDTEKNGNLPSWTSNRRTSIEVICSESGSLTFSGSLFRNLSSIMSTRNENATHVEINAPVLAFTIHKSRKESSERLDMTLVFQLFKTGLEKPSCSFWKMGNSSDQGFWSSDGCKMVEYNQQSGRVTCSCNHLTSFAVLMSPATIIDMIHHQALSAITVVGCSLSLGGLFTTAVIYACFWRMVKSNRAILLLNLCGALFFAYLAFLIGIKRTQPMGACTFTAVLLHYVYLVAFFLMLAEGGDIALMVMRPLAKWNVIPYFLAGAYGIPAIIVGISMGATQLDGYGNERFCWLTVESGLFWAFAGPVLAIVMANLIFLVLVLKKLFGVSAMSKKTDAEKIKAGVRSVFILLPVLGLTWVLGIFAVNKDTLVFQYLFAIFNSVQGFLIFLVQCVFDKKVRDALRQIKVTWFTTSDVRTGDTNVDSTQKSASRNIIASR